The DNA segment ttGTTGATCTTACTTgtattcttttcttttgtttagaCTCCCGTTAAACATTACAAATGGATTTGCAAGAGTAGCATGTGCGTAATAATAGAATTTCCGAAATTGAACCCATTTTAAACTCGTTTTATATTACTAAATGAATTCATTTTGACTTCAGTCAGTGCTCTTTTCGATGATTTTAAAACCGAAGTGTATGGCACTGTGATCATACGTTTAAACTATGCAACATCCACACTTGTTTTGAATAGTAAACCGTAACATCACGCTGCAAAAATTAATTTCTTACTCAACATATTCGTCTTGTTtttctagtacaaatatctaaaagttcccaaatcaagatacatttacaatgAGGAGAGTGGCCCATGCCCCAAATCTTATGCATGaaaattatgtaaataattgattttaaaaatggtgTAAGAAAAAGAAACCTGAATTTCttaagaaaaaaactttccccatttgcagattttttttgctcgttttaaacaaattaattCTTTCCTAAAAACAAGACTACTTTtcactttccttgtcaagtTGATGTATCCTGATTTAAGAATTGTTAGAGATATTTCTACtagaaaacaaaatgattaGTAAAAATTAGCAGTGCAAAATATTGCCGTTTACTTGACTTTTGTGATCAAATGTCCCAAGGTTTTATTTGAGAATATCCATGTCAGAACtttaataaaatgctttttttcacTGTAAATAAGCATGAGTAAATCATTTTCTTTGATAACTGAGACATTGTGCTGACAAACGGGTCTACATACTACACAACTGACCTTTAAgtgcagttaaaaaaaaactcgaacacagAAAAGCATtggaaaaatacatttatttacataaatcaACCAGAAAACTATAAATTCTGAATCCGTATCTGTACAACGCATCCGTTTATACAACATATATGATCTGTATTTGGCATTACGCTTCATCTGTACAACCAGACACGGGTGAGAACTCAAGAAACCTAAACACAATCATCTCAAGTAGATGATGAAGAgtttaaaatcacatttaatcaaCCAGCATCACTGATCTGCTATCAGAAATACACTAGAGTTCCGCAACACCTTTATTTGATCATCAATCTTCAATGATGTGATTTACTTCtattaacaaataaatgtacttcAGTAGATAACCAGGTATTTGTTATTGACCCCTCACAAACTCACTGTAAATGTGTACCTATGTTTAGTATGCATTTATATACTTCCTCTATTATTGTCAGATACATCAGCCGCAGATGAACTAGAAATAAAATTATTCACAAGACATCCATCAAAGgttcagaaaaaaaactcaaTCCAAACATTTGGCGTGTTCTCCCAAATACACCTGTCCATCTTTAAAAAAGACATTGTACCGGTGTCATAAAAAGGCCACTAATACTGTTTTCTGTGAATATAAAGTAGGGCCGTTGGCAACGGTTGTGAGGCATCATGTGCcaagacatttttttcaaataaagtgACTCCAAGTCCAGCAAAATCTTTCACAGAAAACTAATGGTGGCTTTTTGACTGCTTTATGGTTTCCATGCGTCAAGAACAATGAATGCAGACCAACTCCAAACCATTCAGTTATTTCTAAATGATAAAATGGATTGCCAACTCAAGACAtcaataatacaaaaatgaaataaaaaacatgaaagcaAACTCCCAGACATCAGAATCTCGAGGCCAAACTCTCAAAAAACAAATGTCTGTCATTTTTTCCTGCTAAATCAAAAGAAATcaattattttgaataaaatgaagctTATTTTTAAGACCATTACAGTTTTACCACATCTTCCGATTCACAAAATAACTTAATTTATTACTTAAATTAAATCGTACAGTATGATTTTAAGTATACATCATGTTGGCATGTgttaaatttacttttttaaatctgtGTCCATTGTCCAGTTGTGTGACATGGAAGAGAAAGTCACAATGTCAGAAATCCTAATGGTCCTTTAAAAAAAGCTTCCTCTTTTGTAAAACTTGTTAGAGTTTGGGATTAAGcagacatttcttaaattatccAAGAACAACCACATAAAAAAAGGACAATTTTATATGTTTCTTATGAGCAAATAACTGATTTACCTATACGTGTTTGCATTAATATTACAGCATAATGCATTTACCAGACTAACTTTTAATGACAAGAAGACATTCAGCAAAATTGCATCATGTGATACAGCCGGTCTTTAATGAGACCCTGAGGTTTGTACTTGAAGCGTAGTGATTCACTCTGGCGTTTCTAATCCATTATAAAAcaactatttttttaataaaaaaaagaaaaaaacagttttattcTTCTCAGTCTCTTTCTTAAAAACCTCATAAAATGAGTAGCACACGACTCCCCAATCCAGATTATATCAACAGAAGCAAAACTCAATCTCGAAACCCAAATCGCATTCTCAGGGAAGAAGAATCAAATGTAGCGCGGTTGTGTCTCTTTGAGCCGGATGAAGCCGAGCACAGCTTTGACGATGACCTCAAACAGCTTCCACCTCTGGAAAATTAAGGATTTTACGATGAGCTTGACGGAGATACTGTTGCTGTTTGAAGTAAACCTTAAACGCCCCTTTAATAGCCACAAATGCAATGCCACCCTGCGAGAAAAACACAAGAGTATTAtcagaatgatgacagaaatacatttttaacattttctgaaGTTTCTTCATACCAGAATGGTCCTCTGAAGGTTGGAGTTGACGCTGCTGAACATCAGTTTGCCCACGATGGTGGCGATGGTGGGGAACACGAGGGCTCCGCACAAGATCCTTGTGGCCGACACGTGATCGGCGAGTGGACTGGCTTCTGCCGGGATCCTCGGGACGGGACAACCGATACctgcacacaacacaacagattTGATAAACATTTACACTTAAACAAGGCTTCATAATAATATGAGAAGTGCTACACAAAGCTTTAGAGAGAATACATGTAGGAGGAAGGAGAGAaaagtaatataataaaaaaattatatatatatatatatattaaatgaaatgaaatgaaatataaaaataaaataaaacaaagcataacataaaaaataaaataaaataaaacagaacaaaatattaaatgaaataaaatataaaaataaaatatgaaataaaataaaaagtgaaataaaaataaataaaaacaaaacataaaaagaaaatatgaagtaaaataaaaaaaattgtataaaataaaatatgaaataaaaaatatatataaaataatgctattGGCCACTGTAAACACTATCTTGAACACAACAATGTCACAGAGATTATTCTTTTCTCTGTTATTGAACAATTATGTTGCGATTCACAGAGATAATGCAGTCGACACAGATCAGAATTGATCAGtactcatttttgtttttgccgTCAACACCGACCTGGAAAGATACTGTTGAGGATCTGAAGCTTATTGGAGTATTTCCTCCAAAGGCGGAGCACGTAATCTTCCCAGCGAATCATCTTCCCCAGAATTAGCATAACTGGGATGGTGGGCAGTCCAATCAACAGGAATAGAGGATCAGCCCGTTCCATCACATCCAGACCTTCCTTATGACCCACAACCTGAGATGAAGAGATTGATAGGAATCAACTAATGTCGTGCACATACAAACTCTCTTCAGCTGTGATTGTGCTGTGTCCCACCTGCATGACTGTAACAGCTCCGTATGTGACGGCCGTCCAGTAAATGGATCCAACCATGATACCAGCGGCAGCAAATGGGCAGGCCTTTGAGATCAACCTGTCTGCCAGATCCAGCACGTACACCACCGgccctgcagagagagagagagagagagagagagagagagagaaacaaatgaaaattcaacatttactccctctcatgttattccaaacctgtaggactttccttcttctgcagaacacaaaataagatattttgaagaaggttggtaaGAAAAAACCCCAGAGACGTTTCttaaaatattgtcttttgtgttccacagaacacaaatgtgTCATAcagaggttttgaatgacatgaaaatgaataaatgatagaatttttatttttgggtgaactatcactttgaatTTGTTGAATTAGTGACTCGATTCATTTCTGCCTGACCAGCAGGGGGAAGAAATGAGTGTGTTCAATCTGAATTAATCCATCAAATCGAGAAAAGGTTAAAAGCATATAACGTTACCCAGATAATGCGATTTTCTTTCACTACGCGTTCCGAAACTTTTTAGAAATGAAATTTTATGTGCACAAGTCTCGCTGACATGTGAAATAATGGCTTAAAGAGTCATGAAAGCAATGAGGAAGCACTCGAGGTGGAAATCATGAGGAAATCATGAAATATTTACCGCAGACAACCTGCTTTCCTTTCAGCGCCTATAAATAACCTCCACTGCAGGAGAGATGTCTGGGAAATCTCTCCGGAGAATGAAGAGGTTATTTTCACCTTCCTTCTCTAATGGATCACTGACTTCAGAACGCTTTCATTTCCACCTTCATCATTCATAGTGTTTTCATCCATTACTGTAAATGAAACTGTGACCCTCCAGAACATTTCGGCACGGTTCAACTCCTGCGCACTTTGTAACACCAGGACTTGATGGGTGAATTAAAAACTTGTGTAGGTTTCACCACCAAAGCTTTTCCCAAAATGACTTCTTTTGGTGTGGAACACAACCAAAAATGTGTCTGAAACTGAAGCAGTCAAACAATCCGGCTACTGTTCTGGAAACCGTCCGAGTAATATTCAGATCTGGAAGCAGATGTCCGCACCACAGCAAACCGATGTATCCGCATCTGACATCGCCAGAATCTGGCTGACGTTCTCCTCAGCGCTGTGGCGTGAAGCTCGAGCCGAGCGGGTCACATCTAATGGCTATCTGGCAAGAGAAAGAGCGCGAGCATCTCTGCAGCTGGCCACATATTCCATTATTAAGATGATTAAAACAGAACTCCACTCAGCAGGAATAGAAGACGGCAGGCTTTTCTCTCACATTTCCCACCAGCGCGACGTCTCTGCCAGAAAACAAGGACTTTCTGTTCTTCACAAACCCTCTACGATGCCAAACTGCGAAAAACAGCTTCAATGTGATGTCATCTTAGTGCTTTCAAGAACATCTTAAGACTGGAGCTAAACCGGTTTGATGACGAACAGAAGGAACTGAAGACCAATGGTTTTCTTcatattttcactttttctaTGAAGTGTGAGGCCTGCGGAACAATTGAAACAtctttgagatattgagcttgaACTTTTTTGTTCTAAAACAAAGTCCTAAAATGTACACAACACAGCGAAAAAACGTCACAATGTAAAtaagtcacagaataagaatatgtgaacaactctttttgacaaaaatgtcagacagaaccttataattcctaCCAAGTCTAAATTTGTTGTTAATTTATTCTCTATTAAAGTACACAAGCTCACACCTCAACAAAAGtctgaagtgttttgttgtcagGCTCATCTCTGCTTCCCGTCTCTCGCTCCTAAAGTTTGAAAACTGAACAGGATATATGATTGGAGCAATTTCACAACTGGCCACAGTCACCCTGACAACCGTCTCCCAGAACAAACCTATTGCTATGGAAAGAGAGCGAAATGACGGTCTGGCCCTCAGGAGATGGACGATTTTTAGCGCAGAACGCAGAATCAATTTACATAAGAGCAGAAATACACGAGgatgaaaaatgacatttcgCTTCATGAGCAGCGGATTACTGGAAtcacaacaatcaaaagctgaGTCGCTGGAACCAGGATTGACCTACAAAGTGCGAGAAACCGCTTTcatcacgactgctgcagtcaTGTTTCATTGTTACAGGATCATTCGTGCTTCAATAGAAACTCTGAAATATGCACAAAGCGAAAGTGAAAAAGTGAAAGTATGTCAAGAATCTGACAGTGTGTCATTTATTTTGTTACACAAGTTTCGTCGTACCGAGCTTGGGGAACACAATGAGGTACTCCGCGTTGCATTGTGGGCAGGCGACGCGCGCTGTGCTGTTGCCTCGCTGTTTCTCGTCCACCCAGCGCTGCAGACACGACTGGTGAACCCACTTAGTGGAACCACGGCAACGGCACGGACGCACCCACTCCGCCGTCCGGTCGTCCTCGTCTGTGGCGAAACACACCCAACAACTCctgcaacaaacacacacatcagcacTCTGTGAGTGTTCAAGAAATTCGGGGCATGGACAGAAAACAGAAAGGTCAGGGGGAAAAATTGCGACACAGCTGACTAGGCTTTGAAACAGATGACGGTGTTATTTTTATAGTCCAactatagagagagagagagagagagagagagtctctcatagagagaggcagacacagacaaacatggcttccaaaggaagaacgagtctgtgcacactgtgacactggtgaggtggagactgagacacactttctccttcattgtgatcaatttaaagatgtgagagagaaacactttcacaaaatgtcaaaggtcatgccagagtttgataggtgttcagaaacagagcgaatgcagatgttagtgggggagaagagacacacatcagctgctgcttcatcttctgtctctctctctctctctctctctctctctgtctctctctctctctctctctctctctctctctctctctctctctctctctctctctctctctctctctctctctctctctctctctctctccctctccctctctgtctctgtctgtctctctctccctctctgtctctgtctgtctgtctctctctctctctctctctctctctgtctctgtctctgtctctgtctcttctcttctctctctctctctctgtctctcttctcttctctctctctctctctctctctctctctctctctctctctctctctctctctctctctctctctctctctctctctctctctctctctctgtctctctctctctgtctctctctctctctctgtctctctgtctctctgtctctctgtctctctgtctctctctctctctctctctctctctctctctctctctctctctctctctctctctctctcttctctctctctctctctctctctctctctctctctctctgctctctctctctctctctctctctctctctctctctctctttctctctctctctctctctctctctctctctctctctctctctctctctctctctctctctctctctctctctctctctctctctctctctctctctctctctctctctctctctctctctctctctctctctcctctctctctctctctctctctctctctctctctctctctctctctctctctctctctctctctctctctctctctctctctctctctctctctcttctctctctctctctctctctctctctctctctctctctctctctctctctctctctctctctctctctctctctctctctctctctctctctcttctctctctctctctctctctctctctctctctgtctgtctctctctctctctgtcttttctGTCTCCTTCCTGCTCNNNNNNNNNNNNNNNNNNNNNNNNNNNNNNNNNNNNNNNNNNNNNNNNNNNNNNNNNNNNNNNNNNNNNNNNNNNNNNNNNNNNNNNNNNNNNNNNNNNNNNNNNNNNNNNNNNNNNNNNNNNNNNNNNNNNNNNNNNNNNNNNNNNNNNNNNNNNNNNNNNNNNNNNNNNNNNNNNNNNNNNNNNNNNNNNNNNNNNNNNNNNNNNNNNNNNNNNNNNNNNNNNNNNNNNNNNNNNNNNNNNNNNNNNNNNNNNNNNNNNNNNNNNNNNNNNNNNNNNNNNNNNNNNNNNNNNNNNNNNNNNNNNNNNNNNNNNNNNNNNNNNNNNNNNNNNNNNNNNNNNNNNNNNNNNNNNNNNNNNNNNNNNNNNNNNNNNNNNNNNNNNNNNNNNNNNNNNNNNNNNNNNNNNNNNNNNNNNNNNNNNNNNNNNNNNNNNNNNNNNNNNNNNNNNNNNNNNNNNNNNNNNNNNNNNNNNNNNNNNNNNNNNNNNNNNNNNNNNNNNNNNNNNNNNNNNNNNNNNNNNNNNNNNNNNNNNNNNNNNNNNNNNNNNNNNNNNNNNNNNNNNNNNNNNNNNNNNNNNNNNNNNNNNNNNNNNNNNNNNNNNNNNNNNNNNNNNNNNNNNNNNNNNNNNNNNNNNNNNNNNNNNNNNNNNNNNNNNNNNNNNNNNNNNNNNNNNNNNNNNNNNNNNNNNNNNNNNNNNNNNNNNNNNNNNNNNNNNNNNNNNNNNNNNNNNNNNNNNNNNNNNNNNNNNNNNNNNNNNNNNNNNNNNNNNNNNNNNNNNNNNNNNNNNNNNNNNNNNNNNNNNNNNNNNNNNNNNNNNNNNNNNNNNNNNNNNNNNNNNNNNNNNNNNNNNNNNNNNNNNNNNNNNNNNNNNNNNNNNNNNNNNNNNNNNNNNNNNNNNNNNNNNNNNNNNNNNNNNNNNNNNNNNNNNNNNNNNNNNNNNNNNNNNNNNNNNNNNNNNNNNNNNNNNNNNNNNNNNNNNNNNNNNNNNNNNNNNNNNNNNNNNNNNNNNNNNNNNNNNNNNNNNNNNNNNNNNNNNNNNNNNNNNNNNNNNNNNNNNNNNNNNNNNNNNNNNNNNNNNNNNNNNNNNNNNNNNNNNNNNNNNNNNNNNNNNNNNNNNNNNNNNNNNNNNNNNNNNNNNNNNNNNNNNNNNNNNNNNNNNNNNNNNNNNNNNNNNNN comes from the Triplophysa rosa linkage group LG9, Trosa_1v2, whole genome shotgun sequence genome and includes:
- the marchf5 gene encoding E3 ubiquitin-protein ligase MARCH5 → MAEEGAVVMQQIVDRSCWVCFATDEDDRTAEWVRPCRCRGSTKWVHQSCLQRWVDEKQRGNSTARVACPQCNAEYLIVFPKLGPVVYVLDLADRLISKACPFAAAGIMVGSIYWTAVTYGAVTVMQVVGHKEGLDVMERADPLFLLIGLPTIPVMLILGKMIRWEDYVLRLWRKYSNKLQILNSIFPGIGCPVPRIPAEASPLADHVSATRILCGALVFPTIATIVGKLMFSSVNSNLQRTILGGIAFVAIKGAFKVYFKQQQYLRQAHRKILNFPEVEAV